Proteins encoded by one window of Lates calcarifer isolate ASB-BC8 linkage group LG5, TLL_Latcal_v3, whole genome shotgun sequence:
- the LOC108885409 gene encoding sarcalumenin isoform X5, which produces MKSLVSVCCLLSLLALSAADLLAGSSIHDEEALVSLQLQQPEEDLFSCGCDTTEEHASQSSSNDTPAPERAMCQPCTPPSALSTDSEEEEPASTSEHEDEEEEAASTEEVASDGEEEQEEAAPQEEVVEEEEEEEAMSEEEPSEEAESMEDQSVEEEAASPEEETEEGEVEAEEELSHEEEEVTELHEEVAEEEEPAAEETVEETAEGPEGEDTQEETEAAAEDEEESVETVLSEAVEEEDDVAVDAAEEEEEDEEEEEAVAESEPEAEPEEVPAADSEPEVTEPEITAESVVEPEVTLEPDIEVDSEPEPEVISEPEVISEPEPEPEVISEPEPEVISEPEPEPEVISEPEPEPEVTSEVDTEPVVEEVTSEPVEEVALVDVPVEITVEEAPVEEEAPADVTEEEATVEEEEPTESHTKGHEVDEAAGPTLRDRSHIEDTLRLATAEPSAEFTTAMKKLLNIYHTAIKPMEQAYKYNELRQHEVTDAEITSKPMVLFLGPWSVGKSSMINYLLGLHSTSQELYTGAEPTTSEYTVIMHGERFRTIEGIVMAADSSRSFSPLEKFGQGFLERLVGIEMPHKLLERVTFVDTPGIIENRKQQERGYPYNEVCQWFIDRADLIFLVFDPTKLDVGGELEMLFRQMKGRESQIRLILNKADSLSTQDLMRVYGALFWSMAPLINVTEPPRVYVSSFWPQEYAVDTSRQLFMKEESSLLEDLNQVIENQMENKIAFIRQHGIRVRIHALLVDRYLQTYYDKLGWFSDPYEVFQDIVNDPDKYYIFKSILAKTNVSKFDLPNKEAYQDFFGVNPVSNFKQLSYHCSWTSGCLLEKIERAISHELPALLSSISKATGTPAPANTTPTTPAPPPLPGTCEGPGCEEKPKNRWRRQ; this is translated from the exons ATCTCCTTGCAGGGTCCTCCATTCATGATGAGGAGGCTCTGGTGAGTCTGCAGCTTCAGCAGCCAGAGGAAGACCTCTTCTCCTGCGGATGTGACACAACAGAGGAGCACGCCAGCCAGAGCTCCTCCAACGACACCCCGGCCCCGGAGAGGGCCATGTGTCAGCCCTGCACACCCCCCTCAGCTTTGAGCACTGATTCTGAGGAAGAGGAGCCAGCCTCCACCTCAGAGCATGAAGACGAAGAAGAGGAAGCAGCTTCCACTGAGGAGGTGGCAAGTgatggagaagaggagcaggaggaggcggCTCCCCAGGAGGAGGtagtggaggaagaggaagaagaagaggcaaTGTCTGAGGAAGAGCCTTCAGAGGAGGCTGAGTCAATGGAGGATCaaagtgtggaggaggaggctgcatcacctgaagaggaaACTGAGGAAGGAGAGGTTGAAGCAGAGGAGGAATTGtcacatgaggaggaggaagtgactGAACTTCATGAAGAAGttgcagaagaggaggaaccTGCTGCTGAAGAAACAGTTGAAGAGACAGCTGAGGGACCAGAAGGTGAAGACACAcaagaggagacagaggcagcagctgaggACGAGGAGGAAAGTGTGGAAACTGTTCTGAGCGAGGCTgtagaggaggaagatgatgtTGCTGTGGatgcagctgaggaggaggaagaggacgaggaggaggaggaggcagtggctgaatctgaaccagaagcagAACCAGAGGAGGTTCCTGCAGCAGACTCTGAACCTGAGGTAACAGAGCCAGAAATCACAGCAGAATCTGTGGTTGAACCTGAAGTGACTTTGGAGCCCGATATTGAAGTGGATtctgaaccagaaccagaggtGATTTCAGAACCAGAGGTGATttcagaaccagaaccagaaccagag GTGATttcagaaccagaaccagaggtGATTTCAGAGCCTGAACCGGAACCAGAG gtGATTTCAGAACCAGAAC cagaaccagaggtGACTTCTGAAGTAGACACAGAGCCTGTTGTGGAGGAGGTTACATCAGAACCTGTTGAGGAAGTAGCTTTGGTGGATGTACCAGTGGAAATCACAGTGGAGGAAGCTCCTGTGGAGGAAGAGGCACCTGCTGATGTTACTGAGGAGGAGGCaacagtggaggaagaggagcccACAGAGTCTCACACCAAAG GACATGAGGTGGACGAGGCAGCCGGCCCGACGCTGAGGGACCGCTCCCACATTGAGGACACGCTGCGACTGGCCACTGCTGAACCGTCAGCAGAGTTTACCA CTGCTATGAAGAAGCTGCTGAACATCTACCACACGGCCATTAAACCAATGGAGCAAGCCTACAAGTACAACGAGCTCAGGCAGCATGAAGTCACAG atgCTGAGATCACCTCTAAGCCCATGGTTTTGTTCCTGGGACCCTGGAGCGTCGGCAAGTCCTCCATGATCAACTACCTGCTGGGCCTTCACAGCACCTCCCAGGAACTCTACACAG GTGCTGAACCCACCACCTCTGAGTACACCGTCATAATGCACGGTGAAAGGTTTCGGACCATAGAGGGCATCGTCATGGCAGCAGACAGCTCACGGTCCTTCTCTCCACTGGAGAAGTTCGGCCAAGGCTTCCTGGAGCGACTGGTGGGTATTGAGATGCCCCACAAGCTGCTGGAGAGGGTCACCTTCGTCGACACGCCCGGCATCATTGAGAACCGCAAACAGCAGGAAAGAG gtTACCCTTACAACGAGGTGTGCCAGTGGTTCATCGATCGAGCCGACCTGATCTTCCTGGTGTTCGACCCCACCAAGTTGGACGTGGGCGGGGAGCTGGAGATGCTCTTCAGGCAAATGAAGGGACGCGAGTCCCAGATCCGCCTCATCCTCAACAAGGCCGACAGCCTTTCCACCCAGGACCTGATGAGGGTCTACGGGGCCCTGTTCTGGAGCATGGCACCATTAATCAACGTCACAGAACCCCCTCGGGTTTATGTCAGCTCCTTCTGGCCCCAGGAATACGCTGTGGACACCAGCCGGCAGCTCTTCATGAAGGAGGAGAGCTCTCTGCTGGAGGACCTCAACCAG GTGATTGAGAACCAGATGGAGAACAAGATCGCTTTCATCCGCCAGCACGGCATCCGCGTGCGCATCCACGCCCTGCTGGTGGACCGCTACCTCCAGACCTACTACGACAAACTGGGCTGGTTCAGCGACCCCTACGAGGTGTTCCAAGACATTGTGAACGACCCGGACAAGTACTACATCTTCAAGTCCATTCTGGCCAAGACCAATGTCAGCAAGTTCGACCTGCCCAACAAGGAGGCCTACCAGGACTTCTTCGGCGTGAACCCTGTGTCCAACTTCAAGCAGCTCTCCTACCACTGCAGCTGGACCAGCGGCTGTCTGCTGGAGAAGATAGAGAGGGCCATCTCGCACGAGCTCCCGGCTCTGCTCAGCAGCATCAGCAAGGCCACGGGCACACCCGCCCCGGCGAACACCACGCCAACGACCCCAGCCCCGCCGCCTCTCCCTGGCACCTGCGAAGGTCCCGGGTGTGAAGAGAAACCCAAGAATCGCTGGAGGAGGCAATGA
- the LOC108885409 gene encoding sarcalumenin isoform X3, with product MKSLVSVCCLLSLLALSAADLLAGSSIHDEEALVSLQLQQPEEDLFSCGCDTTEEHASQSSSNDTPAPERAMCQPCTPPSALSTDSEEEEPASTSEHEDEEEEAASTEEVASDGEEEQEEAAPQEEVVEEEEEEEAMSEEEPSEEAESMEDQSVEEEAASPEEETEEGEVEAEEELSHEEEEVTELHEEVAEEEEPAAEETVEETAEGPEGEDTQEETEAAAEDEEESVETVLSEAVEEEDDVAVDAAEEEEEDEEEEEAVAESEPEAEPEEVPAADSEPEVTEPEITAESVVEPEVTLEPDIEVDSEPEPEVISEPEVISEPEPEPEVISEPEPEPEVISEPEPEVISEPEPEVISEPEPEPEVTSEVDTEPVVEEVTSEPVEEVALVDVPVEITVEEAPVEEEAPADVTEEEATVEEEEPTESHTKGHEVDEAAGPTLRDRSHIEDTLRLATAEPSAEFTTAMKKLLNIYHTAIKPMEQAYKYNELRQHEVTDAEITSKPMVLFLGPWSVGKSSMINYLLGLHSTSQELYTGAEPTTSEYTVIMHGERFRTIEGIVMAADSSRSFSPLEKFGQGFLERLVGIEMPHKLLERVTFVDTPGIIENRKQQERGYPYNEVCQWFIDRADLIFLVFDPTKLDVGGELEMLFRQMKGRESQIRLILNKADSLSTQDLMRVYGALFWSMAPLINVTEPPRVYVSSFWPQEYAVDTSRQLFMKEESSLLEDLNQVIENQMENKIAFIRQHGIRVRIHALLVDRYLQTYYDKLGWFSDPYEVFQDIVNDPDKYYIFKSILAKTNVSKFDLPNKEAYQDFFGVNPVSNFKQLSYHCSWTSGCLLEKIERAISHELPALLSSISKATGTPAPANTTPTTPAPPPLPGTCEGPGCEEKPKNRWRRQ from the exons ATCTCCTTGCAGGGTCCTCCATTCATGATGAGGAGGCTCTGGTGAGTCTGCAGCTTCAGCAGCCAGAGGAAGACCTCTTCTCCTGCGGATGTGACACAACAGAGGAGCACGCCAGCCAGAGCTCCTCCAACGACACCCCGGCCCCGGAGAGGGCCATGTGTCAGCCCTGCACACCCCCCTCAGCTTTGAGCACTGATTCTGAGGAAGAGGAGCCAGCCTCCACCTCAGAGCATGAAGACGAAGAAGAGGAAGCAGCTTCCACTGAGGAGGTGGCAAGTgatggagaagaggagcaggaggaggcggCTCCCCAGGAGGAGGtagtggaggaagaggaagaagaagaggcaaTGTCTGAGGAAGAGCCTTCAGAGGAGGCTGAGTCAATGGAGGATCaaagtgtggaggaggaggctgcatcacctgaagaggaaACTGAGGAAGGAGAGGTTGAAGCAGAGGAGGAATTGtcacatgaggaggaggaagtgactGAACTTCATGAAGAAGttgcagaagaggaggaaccTGCTGCTGAAGAAACAGTTGAAGAGACAGCTGAGGGACCAGAAGGTGAAGACACAcaagaggagacagaggcagcagctgaggACGAGGAGGAAAGTGTGGAAACTGTTCTGAGCGAGGCTgtagaggaggaagatgatgtTGCTGTGGatgcagctgaggaggaggaagaggacgaggaggaggaggaggcagtggctgaatctgaaccagaagcagAACCAGAGGAGGTTCCTGCAGCAGACTCTGAACCTGAGGTAACAGAGCCAGAAATCACAGCAGAATCTGTGGTTGAACCTGAAGTGACTTTGGAGCCCGATATTGAAGTGGATtctgaaccagaaccagaggtGATTTCAGAACCAGAGGTGATttcagaaccagaaccagaaccagaggtGATTTCAGagcctgaaccagaaccagaggtGATttcagaaccagaaccagag gtGATttcagaaccagaaccagaggtGATTTCAGAACCAGAAC cagaaccagaggtGACTTCTGAAGTAGACACAGAGCCTGTTGTGGAGGAGGTTACATCAGAACCTGTTGAGGAAGTAGCTTTGGTGGATGTACCAGTGGAAATCACAGTGGAGGAAGCTCCTGTGGAGGAAGAGGCACCTGCTGATGTTACTGAGGAGGAGGCaacagtggaggaagaggagcccACAGAGTCTCACACCAAAG GACATGAGGTGGACGAGGCAGCCGGCCCGACGCTGAGGGACCGCTCCCACATTGAGGACACGCTGCGACTGGCCACTGCTGAACCGTCAGCAGAGTTTACCA CTGCTATGAAGAAGCTGCTGAACATCTACCACACGGCCATTAAACCAATGGAGCAAGCCTACAAGTACAACGAGCTCAGGCAGCATGAAGTCACAG atgCTGAGATCACCTCTAAGCCCATGGTTTTGTTCCTGGGACCCTGGAGCGTCGGCAAGTCCTCCATGATCAACTACCTGCTGGGCCTTCACAGCACCTCCCAGGAACTCTACACAG GTGCTGAACCCACCACCTCTGAGTACACCGTCATAATGCACGGTGAAAGGTTTCGGACCATAGAGGGCATCGTCATGGCAGCAGACAGCTCACGGTCCTTCTCTCCACTGGAGAAGTTCGGCCAAGGCTTCCTGGAGCGACTGGTGGGTATTGAGATGCCCCACAAGCTGCTGGAGAGGGTCACCTTCGTCGACACGCCCGGCATCATTGAGAACCGCAAACAGCAGGAAAGAG gtTACCCTTACAACGAGGTGTGCCAGTGGTTCATCGATCGAGCCGACCTGATCTTCCTGGTGTTCGACCCCACCAAGTTGGACGTGGGCGGGGAGCTGGAGATGCTCTTCAGGCAAATGAAGGGACGCGAGTCCCAGATCCGCCTCATCCTCAACAAGGCCGACAGCCTTTCCACCCAGGACCTGATGAGGGTCTACGGGGCCCTGTTCTGGAGCATGGCACCATTAATCAACGTCACAGAACCCCCTCGGGTTTATGTCAGCTCCTTCTGGCCCCAGGAATACGCTGTGGACACCAGCCGGCAGCTCTTCATGAAGGAGGAGAGCTCTCTGCTGGAGGACCTCAACCAG GTGATTGAGAACCAGATGGAGAACAAGATCGCTTTCATCCGCCAGCACGGCATCCGCGTGCGCATCCACGCCCTGCTGGTGGACCGCTACCTCCAGACCTACTACGACAAACTGGGCTGGTTCAGCGACCCCTACGAGGTGTTCCAAGACATTGTGAACGACCCGGACAAGTACTACATCTTCAAGTCCATTCTGGCCAAGACCAATGTCAGCAAGTTCGACCTGCCCAACAAGGAGGCCTACCAGGACTTCTTCGGCGTGAACCCTGTGTCCAACTTCAAGCAGCTCTCCTACCACTGCAGCTGGACCAGCGGCTGTCTGCTGGAGAAGATAGAGAGGGCCATCTCGCACGAGCTCCCGGCTCTGCTCAGCAGCATCAGCAAGGCCACGGGCACACCCGCCCCGGCGAACACCACGCCAACGACCCCAGCCCCGCCGCCTCTCCCTGGCACCTGCGAAGGTCCCGGGTGTGAAGAGAAACCCAAGAATCGCTGGAGGAGGCAATGA
- the LOC108885409 gene encoding cardiomyopathy-associated protein 5 isoform X1, which translates to MKSLVSVCCLLSLLALSAADLLAGSSIHDEEALVSLQLQQPEEDLFSCGCDTTEEHASQSSSNDTPAPERAMCQPCTPPSALSTDSEEEEPASTSEHEDEEEEAASTEEVASDGEEEQEEAAPQEEVVEEEEEEEAMSEEEPSEEAESMEDQSVEEEAASPEEETEEGEVEAEEELSHEEEEVTELHEEVAEEEEPAAEETVEETAEGPEGEDTQEETEAAAEDEEESVETVLSEAVEEEDDVAVDAAEEEEEDEEEEEAVAESEPEAEPEEVPAADSEPEVTEPEITAESVVEPEVTLEPDIEVDSEPEPEVISEPEVISEPEPEPEVISEPEPEPEVISEPEPEVISEPEPEVISEPEPEPEVISEPEPEPEVTSEVDTEPVVEEVTSEPVEEVALVDVPVEITVEEAPVEEEAPADVTEEEATVEEEEPTESHTKGHEVDEAAGPTLRDRSHIEDTLRLATAEPSAEFTTAMKKLLNIYHTAIKPMEQAYKYNELRQHEVTDAEITSKPMVLFLGPWSVGKSSMINYLLGLHSTSQELYTGAEPTTSEYTVIMHGERFRTIEGIVMAADSSRSFSPLEKFGQGFLERLVGIEMPHKLLERVTFVDTPGIIENRKQQERGYPYNEVCQWFIDRADLIFLVFDPTKLDVGGELEMLFRQMKGRESQIRLILNKADSLSTQDLMRVYGALFWSMAPLINVTEPPRVYVSSFWPQEYAVDTSRQLFMKEESSLLEDLNQVIENQMENKIAFIRQHGIRVRIHALLVDRYLQTYYDKLGWFSDPYEVFQDIVNDPDKYYIFKSILAKTNVSKFDLPNKEAYQDFFGVNPVSNFKQLSYHCSWTSGCLLEKIERAISHELPALLSSISKATGTPAPANTTPTTPAPPPLPGTCEGPGCEEKPKNRWRRQ; encoded by the exons ATCTCCTTGCAGGGTCCTCCATTCATGATGAGGAGGCTCTGGTGAGTCTGCAGCTTCAGCAGCCAGAGGAAGACCTCTTCTCCTGCGGATGTGACACAACAGAGGAGCACGCCAGCCAGAGCTCCTCCAACGACACCCCGGCCCCGGAGAGGGCCATGTGTCAGCCCTGCACACCCCCCTCAGCTTTGAGCACTGATTCTGAGGAAGAGGAGCCAGCCTCCACCTCAGAGCATGAAGACGAAGAAGAGGAAGCAGCTTCCACTGAGGAGGTGGCAAGTgatggagaagaggagcaggaggaggcggCTCCCCAGGAGGAGGtagtggaggaagaggaagaagaagaggcaaTGTCTGAGGAAGAGCCTTCAGAGGAGGCTGAGTCAATGGAGGATCaaagtgtggaggaggaggctgcatcacctgaagaggaaACTGAGGAAGGAGAGGTTGAAGCAGAGGAGGAATTGtcacatgaggaggaggaagtgactGAACTTCATGAAGAAGttgcagaagaggaggaaccTGCTGCTGAAGAAACAGTTGAAGAGACAGCTGAGGGACCAGAAGGTGAAGACACAcaagaggagacagaggcagcagctgaggACGAGGAGGAAAGTGTGGAAACTGTTCTGAGCGAGGCTgtagaggaggaagatgatgtTGCTGTGGatgcagctgaggaggaggaagaggacgaggaggaggaggaggcagtggctgaatctgaaccagaagcagAACCAGAGGAGGTTCCTGCAGCAGACTCTGAACCTGAGGTAACAGAGCCAGAAATCACAGCAGAATCTGTGGTTGAACCTGAAGTGACTTTGGAGCCCGATATTGAAGTGGATtctgaaccagaaccagaggtGATTTCAGAACCAGAGGTGATttcagaaccagaaccagaaccagaggtGATTTCAGagcctgaaccagaaccagaggtGATttcagaaccagaaccagag GTGATttcagaaccagaaccagaggtGATTTCAGAGCCTGAACCGGAACCAGAG gtGATTTCAGAACCAGAAC cagaaccagaggtGACTTCTGAAGTAGACACAGAGCCTGTTGTGGAGGAGGTTACATCAGAACCTGTTGAGGAAGTAGCTTTGGTGGATGTACCAGTGGAAATCACAGTGGAGGAAGCTCCTGTGGAGGAAGAGGCACCTGCTGATGTTACTGAGGAGGAGGCaacagtggaggaagaggagcccACAGAGTCTCACACCAAAG GACATGAGGTGGACGAGGCAGCCGGCCCGACGCTGAGGGACCGCTCCCACATTGAGGACACGCTGCGACTGGCCACTGCTGAACCGTCAGCAGAGTTTACCA CTGCTATGAAGAAGCTGCTGAACATCTACCACACGGCCATTAAACCAATGGAGCAAGCCTACAAGTACAACGAGCTCAGGCAGCATGAAGTCACAG atgCTGAGATCACCTCTAAGCCCATGGTTTTGTTCCTGGGACCCTGGAGCGTCGGCAAGTCCTCCATGATCAACTACCTGCTGGGCCTTCACAGCACCTCCCAGGAACTCTACACAG GTGCTGAACCCACCACCTCTGAGTACACCGTCATAATGCACGGTGAAAGGTTTCGGACCATAGAGGGCATCGTCATGGCAGCAGACAGCTCACGGTCCTTCTCTCCACTGGAGAAGTTCGGCCAAGGCTTCCTGGAGCGACTGGTGGGTATTGAGATGCCCCACAAGCTGCTGGAGAGGGTCACCTTCGTCGACACGCCCGGCATCATTGAGAACCGCAAACAGCAGGAAAGAG gtTACCCTTACAACGAGGTGTGCCAGTGGTTCATCGATCGAGCCGACCTGATCTTCCTGGTGTTCGACCCCACCAAGTTGGACGTGGGCGGGGAGCTGGAGATGCTCTTCAGGCAAATGAAGGGACGCGAGTCCCAGATCCGCCTCATCCTCAACAAGGCCGACAGCCTTTCCACCCAGGACCTGATGAGGGTCTACGGGGCCCTGTTCTGGAGCATGGCACCATTAATCAACGTCACAGAACCCCCTCGGGTTTATGTCAGCTCCTTCTGGCCCCAGGAATACGCTGTGGACACCAGCCGGCAGCTCTTCATGAAGGAGGAGAGCTCTCTGCTGGAGGACCTCAACCAG GTGATTGAGAACCAGATGGAGAACAAGATCGCTTTCATCCGCCAGCACGGCATCCGCGTGCGCATCCACGCCCTGCTGGTGGACCGCTACCTCCAGACCTACTACGACAAACTGGGCTGGTTCAGCGACCCCTACGAGGTGTTCCAAGACATTGTGAACGACCCGGACAAGTACTACATCTTCAAGTCCATTCTGGCCAAGACCAATGTCAGCAAGTTCGACCTGCCCAACAAGGAGGCCTACCAGGACTTCTTCGGCGTGAACCCTGTGTCCAACTTCAAGCAGCTCTCCTACCACTGCAGCTGGACCAGCGGCTGTCTGCTGGAGAAGATAGAGAGGGCCATCTCGCACGAGCTCCCGGCTCTGCTCAGCAGCATCAGCAAGGCCACGGGCACACCCGCCCCGGCGAACACCACGCCAACGACCCCAGCCCCGCCGCCTCTCCCTGGCACCTGCGAAGGTCCCGGGTGTGAAGAGAAACCCAAGAATCGCTGGAGGAGGCAATGA
- the LOC108885409 gene encoding sarcalumenin isoform X2, producing MKSLVSVCCLLSLLALSAADLLAGSSIHDEEALVSLQLQQPEEDLFSCGCDTTEEHASQSSSNDTPAPERAMCQPCTPPSALSTDSEEEEPASTSEHEDEEEEAASTEEVASDGEEEQEEAAPQEEVVEEEEEEEAMSEEEPSEEAESMEDQSVEEEAASPEEETEEGEVEAEEELSHEEEEVTELHEEVAEEEEPAAEETVEETAEGPEGEDTQEETEAAAEDEEESVETVLSEAVEEEDDVAVDAAEEEEEDEEEEEAVAESEPEAEPEEVPAADSEPEVTEPEITAESVVEPEVTLEPDIEVDSEPEPEVISEPEVISEPEPEPEVISEPEPEPEVISEPEPEVISEPEPEPEVISEPEPEPEVTSEVDTEPVVEEVTSEPVEEVALVDVPVEITVEEAPVEEEAPADVTEEEATVEEEEPTESHTKGHEVDEAAGPTLRDRSHIEDTLRLATAEPSAEFTTAMKKLLNIYHTAIKPMEQAYKYNELRQHEVTDAEITSKPMVLFLGPWSVGKSSMINYLLGLHSTSQELYTGAEPTTSEYTVIMHGERFRTIEGIVMAADSSRSFSPLEKFGQGFLERLVGIEMPHKLLERVTFVDTPGIIENRKQQERGYPYNEVCQWFIDRADLIFLVFDPTKLDVGGELEMLFRQMKGRESQIRLILNKADSLSTQDLMRVYGALFWSMAPLINVTEPPRVYVSSFWPQEYAVDTSRQLFMKEESSLLEDLNQVIENQMENKIAFIRQHGIRVRIHALLVDRYLQTYYDKLGWFSDPYEVFQDIVNDPDKYYIFKSILAKTNVSKFDLPNKEAYQDFFGVNPVSNFKQLSYHCSWTSGCLLEKIERAISHELPALLSSISKATGTPAPANTTPTTPAPPPLPGTCEGPGCEEKPKNRWRRQ from the exons ATCTCCTTGCAGGGTCCTCCATTCATGATGAGGAGGCTCTGGTGAGTCTGCAGCTTCAGCAGCCAGAGGAAGACCTCTTCTCCTGCGGATGTGACACAACAGAGGAGCACGCCAGCCAGAGCTCCTCCAACGACACCCCGGCCCCGGAGAGGGCCATGTGTCAGCCCTGCACACCCCCCTCAGCTTTGAGCACTGATTCTGAGGAAGAGGAGCCAGCCTCCACCTCAGAGCATGAAGACGAAGAAGAGGAAGCAGCTTCCACTGAGGAGGTGGCAAGTgatggagaagaggagcaggaggaggcggCTCCCCAGGAGGAGGtagtggaggaagaggaagaagaagaggcaaTGTCTGAGGAAGAGCCTTCAGAGGAGGCTGAGTCAATGGAGGATCaaagtgtggaggaggaggctgcatcacctgaagaggaaACTGAGGAAGGAGAGGTTGAAGCAGAGGAGGAATTGtcacatgaggaggaggaagtgactGAACTTCATGAAGAAGttgcagaagaggaggaaccTGCTGCTGAAGAAACAGTTGAAGAGACAGCTGAGGGACCAGAAGGTGAAGACACAcaagaggagacagaggcagcagctgaggACGAGGAGGAAAGTGTGGAAACTGTTCTGAGCGAGGCTgtagaggaggaagatgatgtTGCTGTGGatgcagctgaggaggaggaagaggacgaggaggaggaggaggcagtggctgaatctgaaccagaagcagAACCAGAGGAGGTTCCTGCAGCAGACTCTGAACCTGAGGTAACAGAGCCAGAAATCACAGCAGAATCTGTGGTTGAACCTGAAGTGACTTTGGAGCCCGATATTGAAGTGGATtctgaaccagaaccagaggtGATTTCAGAACCAGAGGTGATttcagaaccagaaccagaaccagaggtGATTTCAGagcctgaaccagaaccagaggtGATttcagaaccagaaccagag gtGATTTCAGAGCCTGAACCGGAACCAGAG gtGATTTCAGAACCAGAAC cagaaccagaggtGACTTCTGAAGTAGACACAGAGCCTGTTGTGGAGGAGGTTACATCAGAACCTGTTGAGGAAGTAGCTTTGGTGGATGTACCAGTGGAAATCACAGTGGAGGAAGCTCCTGTGGAGGAAGAGGCACCTGCTGATGTTACTGAGGAGGAGGCaacagtggaggaagaggagcccACAGAGTCTCACACCAAAG GACATGAGGTGGACGAGGCAGCCGGCCCGACGCTGAGGGACCGCTCCCACATTGAGGACACGCTGCGACTGGCCACTGCTGAACCGTCAGCAGAGTTTACCA CTGCTATGAAGAAGCTGCTGAACATCTACCACACGGCCATTAAACCAATGGAGCAAGCCTACAAGTACAACGAGCTCAGGCAGCATGAAGTCACAG atgCTGAGATCACCTCTAAGCCCATGGTTTTGTTCCTGGGACCCTGGAGCGTCGGCAAGTCCTCCATGATCAACTACCTGCTGGGCCTTCACAGCACCTCCCAGGAACTCTACACAG GTGCTGAACCCACCACCTCTGAGTACACCGTCATAATGCACGGTGAAAGGTTTCGGACCATAGAGGGCATCGTCATGGCAGCAGACAGCTCACGGTCCTTCTCTCCACTGGAGAAGTTCGGCCAAGGCTTCCTGGAGCGACTGGTGGGTATTGAGATGCCCCACAAGCTGCTGGAGAGGGTCACCTTCGTCGACACGCCCGGCATCATTGAGAACCGCAAACAGCAGGAAAGAG gtTACCCTTACAACGAGGTGTGCCAGTGGTTCATCGATCGAGCCGACCTGATCTTCCTGGTGTTCGACCCCACCAAGTTGGACGTGGGCGGGGAGCTGGAGATGCTCTTCAGGCAAATGAAGGGACGCGAGTCCCAGATCCGCCTCATCCTCAACAAGGCCGACAGCCTTTCCACCCAGGACCTGATGAGGGTCTACGGGGCCCTGTTCTGGAGCATGGCACCATTAATCAACGTCACAGAACCCCCTCGGGTTTATGTCAGCTCCTTCTGGCCCCAGGAATACGCTGTGGACACCAGCCGGCAGCTCTTCATGAAGGAGGAGAGCTCTCTGCTGGAGGACCTCAACCAG GTGATTGAGAACCAGATGGAGAACAAGATCGCTTTCATCCGCCAGCACGGCATCCGCGTGCGCATCCACGCCCTGCTGGTGGACCGCTACCTCCAGACCTACTACGACAAACTGGGCTGGTTCAGCGACCCCTACGAGGTGTTCCAAGACATTGTGAACGACCCGGACAAGTACTACATCTTCAAGTCCATTCTGGCCAAGACCAATGTCAGCAAGTTCGACCTGCCCAACAAGGAGGCCTACCAGGACTTCTTCGGCGTGAACCCTGTGTCCAACTTCAAGCAGCTCTCCTACCACTGCAGCTGGACCAGCGGCTGTCTGCTGGAGAAGATAGAGAGGGCCATCTCGCACGAGCTCCCGGCTCTGCTCAGCAGCATCAGCAAGGCCACGGGCACACCCGCCCCGGCGAACACCACGCCAACGACCCCAGCCCCGCCGCCTCTCCCTGGCACCTGCGAAGGTCCCGGGTGTGAAGAGAAACCCAAGAATCGCTGGAGGAGGCAATGA